In one Sesamum indicum cultivar Zhongzhi No. 13 linkage group LG12, S_indicum_v1.0, whole genome shotgun sequence genomic region, the following are encoded:
- the LOC105175295 gene encoding calcium permeable stress-gated cation channel 1-like, producing the protein MATFGDIGLAAGVNILSALVFLVAFAILRLQPFNDRVYFPKWYLKGLRSNPAQSGVFVSKFVNLDWRAYIRFLNWVPDALKMPEPELIDHAGLDSAVYLRIYLLGLKIFVPVTLLAWAILVPVNWTNNTLAISQATDKVQYSDIDKLSISNIPHGSQRFWTHIVMAYAFTFWTCYTLLKEYETIAEMRLHFLASEKRRPDQFTVLVRNVPPDPDESVTECVEHFFLVNHPEHYLTHQVVMNANKLAKLVKEKKSKQNWLDYYQLKYSRNPSQRPTKKTGFLGLCGDKVDAINYQTAEIERLSKEIAEERERVKTDPKCIMPAAFVSFKTRWGAAVCAQTQQTRNPTLWLTEWASEPRDVYWDNLAIPYVSLTIRRLIVAVAFFFLTFFFMIPVTIVQSLANIEGIEKRVPFLKPVIETPFIKSLIQGVLPGIALKIFLIVLPTILMMMSKFEGFLAISALERRSALRYYMFNFVNVFLVSVIAGTAFEQLDSFLHLSANEFAPTIGVAIPMKATFFITYIMVDGWAGVAGEILRLKPLIIFHLKNFFLVKTEKDREAAMDPGSIGFDTGEPQIQLYFLLGLVYAVVTPVFLPFILVFFVLAYVVFRHQIINVYNQEYESAGAFWPDVHGRIIFALVFSQLVLMGLMSTKGAAASTPFLIALPVLTFFFHRFCKGRYEPAFVKYPLQEAMIKDTLERAREPGLNLKGYLQYAYVHPVFKNDEDDEDDDLHGKIEESITIIPTKRQSRRNTPVPSKISSESSADVVPEKEF; encoded by the exons ATGGCGACCTTTGGGGATATAGGGCTTGCAGCAGGAGTTAATATTCTCAGTGCACTGGTCTTTCTTGTAGCATTTGCCATCCTAAGGCTTCAGCCGTTTAACGACAGAGTATATTTCCCAAAATGGTATCTCAAGGGTTTGAGAAGCAATCCTGCGCAGTCAGGTGTGTTTGTTAGCAAATTTGTCAACTTGGACTGGAGAGCATATATTCGATTTCTGAATTGGGTGCCAGATGCACTGAAAATGCCCGAGCCAGAGCTTATTGATCATGCAGGGCTGGATTCAGCTGTCTATTTGCGGATTTACTTGCTGGG ACTTAAGATTTTTGTTCCAGTGACATTGCTTGCGTGGGCTATCCTAGTGCCTGTCAACTGGACGAACAATACCTTGGCAATATCTCAAGCAACTGATAAAGTGCAGTACAGTGACATTGATAAGCTTTCTATTTCGAATATTCCACATGGATCACAAAG GTTTTGGACTCATATAGTTATGGCTTATGCCTTTACCTTTTGGACATGCTATACTTTGCTGAAGGAGTATGAAACTATTGCTGAAATGCGTTTACACTTTCTTGCTTCAGAAAAACGTCGTCCTGATCAATTCACG GTTCTTGTTAGGAATGTACCACCAGACCCAGATGAATCAGTGACTGAGTGTGTGGAGCATTTTTTCTTGGTCAACCATCCAGAACACTATCTGACTCATCAG GTTGTGATGAATGCAAATAAACTTGCAAAACTGGTCAAGGAGAAGAAAAGCAAGCAAAATTGGCTTGACTATTACCAActtaaatattcaagaaatccATCACAACGGCCCACCAAAAAG ACTGGATTTCTTGGCCTTTGTGGAGATAAAGTGGATGCAATCAATTATCAGACAGCTGAAATCGAGAGACTATCAAAAGAA ATAGCTGAAGAGCGGGAGAGGGTAAAAACTGATCCTAAGTGTATCATGCCAGCGGCTTTTGTCTCATTCAAAACTCGGTGGGGCGCTGCTGTGTGTGCACAAACACAGCAAACCAGAAATCCGACTTTGTGGTTAACAGAGTGGGCTTCAGAGCCACGAGATGTCTACTGGGATAACCTGGCAATTCCATATGTCTCACTGACTATTAGGAGGCTTATTGTTGCTGttgctttcttcttcctcaCATTCTTCTTCATGATCCCTGTCACTATCGTCCAATCTCTTGCAAATATTGAGGGTATTGAAAAGAGGGTGCCATTTCTTAAGCCAGTCATCGAAAC GCCTTTCATCAAGTCTTTGATCCAAGGTGTTTTACCTGGGATTGCATTGAAGATTTTTCTTATAGTGCTACCAACAATACTGATGATGATGTCCAAATTTGAGGGCTTTCTGGCAATATCAGCTCTCGAGAGGAGATCTGCCCTAAGATATTATATGTTCAACTTCGTAAATGTTTTCCTCGTGAGCGTGATAGCAGGAACTGCATTTGAACAACTCGATAGTTTCCTTCATCTGTCTGCAAACGA ATTTGCTCCGACAATCGGTGTTGCAATCCCTATGAAAGCAACTTTCTTTATCACTTATATCATGGTTGACGGATGGGCTGGTGTTGCTGGAGAGATCTTAAGGCTGAAACCATTGATAATCTTCCATCTGAAAAACTTCTTCCTGGTGAAGACTGAAAAGGACAGAGAAGCAGCAATGGATCCAGGAAGCATTGGCTTTGACACTGGTGAACCTCAAATACagttatattttcttctagGCCTTGTCTATGCTGTGGTGACACCAGTTTTCCTTCCCTTTATATTGGTTTTCTTTGTACTGGCATATGTGGTATTCCGCCATCAG ATTATAAATGTGTACAACCAAGAATATGAAAGTGCTGGAGCATTTTGGCCAGATGTACATGGACGTATAATCTTCGCCCTGGTCTTCTCACAGCTTGTCCTAATGGGATTGATGAGCACAAAAGGGGCTGCTGCCTCCACGCCATTCCTTATTGCTCTTCCTGTGTTgacctttttctttcataggTTCTGCAAAGGCCGTTATGAACCTGCTTTCGTTAAATATCCTTTGCAG GAAGCAATGATAAAAGACACACTCGAACGTGCAAGAGAACCAGGCCTGAATTTGAAAGGCTATCTCCAATACGCTTATGTACACCCAGTTTTTAAGAATGACgaggatgatgaagatgatgatctCCACggaaaaatagaagaaagcaTAACAATAATACCTACCAAAAGACAGTCTAGAAGAAATACCCCCGTGCCCAGCAAAATTAGCAGCGAGTCCTCAGCGGACGTTGTCCCTGAAAAGGAATTTTAA
- the LOC105175296 gene encoding chaperonin-like RBCX protein 1, chloroplastic: MESSTFVRASQFSLFPAKHHSANRATLLFKPWKPTTSHSTTLQCHKMYVPGFGEASPEAKAAKHLHDFFTYVAVRIVSAQLQSYNQEAYADMMQFLERHSLNDGDKFCADLMRESSRHKSLALRILEVRSAYCKSDFEWDNLKRLSLKMVDDRNTRLMRDYVSETSSVKSESEK; the protein is encoded by the exons ATGGAATCCTCCACATTTGTCCGAGCTTCTCAATTCTCCTTGTTCCCGGCCAAACACCATAGCGCAAACAGGGCTACTCTTCTCTTCAAGCCCTGGAAACCAACAACATCTCATTCCACGACACTCCAATGCCACAAGATGTATGTGCCCG GATTTGGAGAAGCCTCTCCAGAAGCCAAAGCAGCAAAACACCTGCACGACTTTTTCACCTACGTTGCCGTTAGAATTGTCAGTGCGCAGCTTCAg AGCTACAACCAAGAGGCGTATGCAGATATGATGCAGTTCTTGGAAAGACACTCGCTGAACGATGGGGATAAGTTTTGTGCTGACTTGATGAGGGAATCCTCCAGGCACAAAAGTTTAG CTCTGCGCATACTAGAG GTCCGATCCGCATATTGCAAGAGCGATTTTGAATGGGACAACTTGAAACGATTGTCATTGAAG ATGGTGGATGACCGTAATACAAGACTGATGAGGGATTACGTGTCGGAAACAAGTTCCGTGAAGAGCGAAAGTGAGAAGTAA
- the LOC105175298 gene encoding uncharacterized protein At1g04910 isoform X1, producing MSLSGPSDVFTLGRGNTSSENDDDYQGKDLGSRVSGRNSISSNRMSSSSPRGSCTSSTFSQLSILSLSPVVSNGYLSGAVFEPKKTRKSKRKPWSRKRMVVGLAVLLGFLFLMNSWMLSRIQEAGGARGYIKVKFLKANSSTLFIREELQKLGRWKKPQKTIYARLLAKAAHAMAEGESKPEPKDLWVEPYIRASSWTPCANARDWEPSEGKNGYIMVTANGGINQQRVAVCNAVAVARLLNATLVLPKFMYSSVWRDASQFGDIYQEDHFINYLKPDIPIVKELPKELQSLDLEAIGSVVSDVDVVKEAKPSFYLKYILPILHLNRVVHFVGFGNRLASDPIPYQLQRLRCRCNFHALRFVPKIQEAGALLIQRMRQNDTGLGHLDNYLVGPFAQSQKKGQRVRATKTSRYLALHLRFEIDMVAHSLCEFGGGEEEMRELEAYRKVHFPALVELKKTKKFPSPAVLRSEGLCPLTPEETVLMLAALGFNRRTHIYLAGAHIYGGNSRLASLTTLFPNLVTKESLLSSTEIEPFANFSSQLAALDFIVCTAADAFAMTDSGSQFSSLIAGYRIYYGGGKMPTIRPNKRRLADIFLKNNTIEWKVFETRVRKAVRQNKRVFSRPVGRSVYRYPRCRDCMCSSD from the exons ATGTCCCTTTCCGGTCCTTCTGACGTCTTCACGCTTGGTCGTGGTAACACATCCAGCGAAAATGATGACGACTATCAGGGAAAGGATCTGGGTTCTCGGGTTTCAGGCCGAAACTCAATCAGCTCGAACCGAATGAGCTCTTCTTCGCCCAGGGGTTCCTGCACGTCCTCAACGTTCTCCCAGTTATCGATTCTTTCCCTCTCGCCGGTGGTGTCGAACGGCTATTTAAGCGGCGCGGTGTTTGAACCCAAGAAAACGAGAAAATCCAAAAGAAAGCCGTGGTCTAGGAAAAGGATGGTCGTTGGATTGGCGGTGTTGCTGGGGTTTTTGTTCTTGATGAATTCGTGGATGCTTTCTCGGATCCAAGAAGCGGGTGGCGCTCGTGGGTATATCAAGGTGAAGTTCTTGAAAGCGAATTCGTCCACTTTATTCATCCGG GAAGAACTACAAAAACTTGGTAGATGGAAAAAACCGCAGAAAACTATATATGCTAGGCTTTTGGCTAAGGCTGCTCATGCAATGGCTGAG GGAGAGAGCAAGCCCGAGCCTAAGGACTTGTGGGTGGAACCTTATATTCGTGCCTCTTCCTGGACCCCTTGTGCTAATGCACGCGACTGGGAACCTAGTG aGGGTAAAAATGGTTACATAATGGTCACAGCTAATGGTGGAATAAATCAGCAACGAGTTGCT GTCTGCAATGCTGTTGCTGTAGCTAGATTACTAAATGCGACTCTTGTTCTTCCCAAATTTATGTACAGTAGTGTTTGGAGAGATGCTAG TCAGTTCGGCGATATTTATCAAGAGGACCATTTCATCAACTACTTGAAGCCTGATATCCCAATTGTTAAGGAACTTCCAAAGGAATTACAGTCGCTAGATTTGGAGGCAATTGGTAGCGTG GTTAGTGACGTAGATGTTGTGAAAGAGGCTAAGCCCAGTTTTTACTTGAAATACATTCTTCCCATTTTACATCTTAACAGAGTGGTTCATTTTGTTGGATTTGGGAACAGATTGGCATCTGATCCAATACCATATCAGCTACAG AGACTTCGATGCAGATGCAATTTTCATGCCCTAAGATTTGTCCCCAAAATACAAGAAGCTGGTGCTTTGCTTATTCAGAGGATGCGCCAAAATGATACCGGCTTGGGACATTTGGATAATTATCTTGTTGGCCCATTTGCGCAGTCACAAAAAAAGGGGCAAAGAGTTCGTGCAACTAAAACGTCTAGATACCTAGCCTTGCATCTGAGGTTTGAAATTGACATGGTGGCTCATTCTCTGTGCGAATTTGGTGGAGGTGAAGAGGAAATGCGCGAACTGGAGGCTTATCGGAAAGTCCATTTCCCTGCATTGGTGGAACTaaagaagacaaaaaa GTTTCCCTCCCCAGCTGTATTAAGATCAGAAGGACTATGTCCATTGACGCCAGAGGAAACGGTTCTTATGCTTGCTGCCCTTGGTTTTAACCGGAGAACCCATATATACCTAGCCGGTGCACATATTTATGGAGGGAACTCAAGATTGGCATCATTGACCACCTTGTTTCCTAATCTGGTAACCAAGGAAAGCTTGCTTTCTTCAACTGAAATTGAGCCATTTGCAAATTTCTCATCTCAG TTGGCAGCACTGGACTTCATAGTATGCACAGCCGCTGATGCGTTTGCCATGACAGATTCAGGAAgtcaattttcttctttaatagCTGGTTACCGAATCTATTATGGTGGAGGAAAAATGCCTACAATACGGCCAAACAAACGCCGGCTTGCTGacatttttttgaaaaacaacaCAATAGAGTGGAAGGTCTTCGAGACAAGGGTGAGGAAGGCAGTGAGACAAAACAAACGAGTATTTTCACGGCCTGTTGGAAGAAGTGTATATAGATATCCCCGATGCCGGGATTGTATGTGCTCTAGTGATTAA
- the LOC105175298 gene encoding uncharacterized protein At1g04910 isoform X2: protein MVTANGGINQQRVAVCNAVAVARLLNATLVLPKFMYSSVWRDASQFGDIYQEDHFINYLKPDIPIVKELPKELQSLDLEAIGSVVSDVDVVKEAKPSFYLKYILPILHLNRVVHFVGFGNRLASDPIPYQLQRLRCRCNFHALRFVPKIQEAGALLIQRMRQNDTGLGHLDNYLVGPFAQSQKKGQRVRATKTSRYLALHLRFEIDMVAHSLCEFGGGEEEMRELEAYRKVHFPALVELKKTKKFPSPAVLRSEGLCPLTPEETVLMLAALGFNRRTHIYLAGAHIYGGNSRLASLTTLFPNLVTKESLLSSTEIEPFANFSSQLAALDFIVCTAADAFAMTDSGSQFSSLIAGYRIYYGGGKMPTIRPNKRRLADIFLKNNTIEWKVFETRVRKAVRQNKRVFSRPVGRSVYRYPRCRDCMCSSD from the exons ATGGTCACAGCTAATGGTGGAATAAATCAGCAACGAGTTGCT GTCTGCAATGCTGTTGCTGTAGCTAGATTACTAAATGCGACTCTTGTTCTTCCCAAATTTATGTACAGTAGTGTTTGGAGAGATGCTAG TCAGTTCGGCGATATTTATCAAGAGGACCATTTCATCAACTACTTGAAGCCTGATATCCCAATTGTTAAGGAACTTCCAAAGGAATTACAGTCGCTAGATTTGGAGGCAATTGGTAGCGTG GTTAGTGACGTAGATGTTGTGAAAGAGGCTAAGCCCAGTTTTTACTTGAAATACATTCTTCCCATTTTACATCTTAACAGAGTGGTTCATTTTGTTGGATTTGGGAACAGATTGGCATCTGATCCAATACCATATCAGCTACAG AGACTTCGATGCAGATGCAATTTTCATGCCCTAAGATTTGTCCCCAAAATACAAGAAGCTGGTGCTTTGCTTATTCAGAGGATGCGCCAAAATGATACCGGCTTGGGACATTTGGATAATTATCTTGTTGGCCCATTTGCGCAGTCACAAAAAAAGGGGCAAAGAGTTCGTGCAACTAAAACGTCTAGATACCTAGCCTTGCATCTGAGGTTTGAAATTGACATGGTGGCTCATTCTCTGTGCGAATTTGGTGGAGGTGAAGAGGAAATGCGCGAACTGGAGGCTTATCGGAAAGTCCATTTCCCTGCATTGGTGGAACTaaagaagacaaaaaa GTTTCCCTCCCCAGCTGTATTAAGATCAGAAGGACTATGTCCATTGACGCCAGAGGAAACGGTTCTTATGCTTGCTGCCCTTGGTTTTAACCGGAGAACCCATATATACCTAGCCGGTGCACATATTTATGGAGGGAACTCAAGATTGGCATCATTGACCACCTTGTTTCCTAATCTGGTAACCAAGGAAAGCTTGCTTTCTTCAACTGAAATTGAGCCATTTGCAAATTTCTCATCTCAG TTGGCAGCACTGGACTTCATAGTATGCACAGCCGCTGATGCGTTTGCCATGACAGATTCAGGAAgtcaattttcttctttaatagCTGGTTACCGAATCTATTATGGTGGAGGAAAAATGCCTACAATACGGCCAAACAAACGCCGGCTTGCTGacatttttttgaaaaacaacaCAATAGAGTGGAAGGTCTTCGAGACAAGGGTGAGGAAGGCAGTGAGACAAAACAAACGAGTATTTTCACGGCCTGTTGGAAGAAGTGTATATAGATATCCCCGATGCCGGGATTGTATGTGCTCTAGTGATTAA